A single genomic interval of Meleagris gallopavo isolate NT-WF06-2002-E0010 breed Aviagen turkey brand Nicholas breeding stock chromosome 6, Turkey_5.1, whole genome shotgun sequence harbors:
- the LOC104911394 gene encoding kinesin-1 heavy chain: MRSSFVCYSKGRSQNGISEFACCSSLIFGRAAQVSRLVHLFTGTRVSTRCEERFRAPPVRAITERLHLQSKPYIFDRVFQSNTSQEQVYNDCAKKIVKDVLEGYNGTIFAYGQTSSGKTHTMEGKLHDPDGMGIIPRIVQDIFNYIYSMDENLEFHIKVSYFEIYLDKIRDLLDVSKTNLSVHEDKNRVPYVKGCTERFVCSPEEVMDTIDEGKSNRHVAVTNMNEHSSRSHSIFLINVKQENTQTEQKLSGKLYLVDLAGSEKVSKTGAEGAVLDEAKNINKSLSALGNVISALAESSTYVPYRDSKMTRILQDSLGGNCRTTIVICCSPSSYNESETKSTLLFGQRAKTIKNTVCVNVELTAEQWKKKYEKEKEKNKTLRNTIQWLENELNRWRNGETVPVDEQFDKEKANLEAFAVDKDITVINDKPATTIGVTGNFTDAERRKCEEEIAKLYKQLDDKDEEINQQSQLVEKLKTQMLDQEEVSFAFVHLFCFSLTLRYS; this comes from the exons ATGCGTAGCAGTTTTGTCTGCTATAGTAAGGGACGTTCCCAGAACGGAATAAGTGAATTTGCCTGTTGCTCTTCACTTATTTTTGGTCGAGCTGCTCAAGTGTCGCGGTTAGTTCACCTGTTCACCGGCACTCGGGTCTCTACTCGCTGCGAGGAAAGATTCCGTGCTCCACCTGTCCGCGCCATAACAGAGCGACTTCAC TTACAGTCCAAGCCATATATATTTGACCGTGTATTCCAGTCAAACACATCCCAGGAGCAAGTATACAACGATTGTGCTAAGAAGATTGTCAAAG ATGTACTTGAGGGATACAACGGTACAATATTTGCTTACGGGCAGACATCATCTGGAAAGACGCACACTATGGAA GGGAAGCTTCACGACCCAGATGGAATGGGGATTATTCCAAGAATAGTACAAGATATCTTTAATTATATTTACTCTATGGATGAGAATCTTGAGTTTCATATTAAG GTGTCGTATTTTGAAATATACTTGGATAAAATAAGGGACCTTTTGGATG tttcaAAGACCAATCTTTCTGTTCATGAAGACAAAAATAGAGTTCCCTATGTAAAG GGTTGCACAGAACGTTTTGTATGTAGTCCAGAAGAAGTTATGGATACTATAGATGAAGGAAAATCGAACCGACATGTAGCAGTTACAA ATATGAATGAACACAGCTCTCGAAGTCatagtatttttcttattaatgtAAAGCAAGAGAATActcaaacagaacagaaactaAGTGGAAAACTCTATCTTGTGGACTTGGCAGGTAGTGAAAAG GTTAGCAAAACTGGAGCAGAAGGTGCTGTGCTGGATGAGGCTAAGAACATCAACAAGTCTTTGTCTGCTCTTGGAaatgtcatctcagctttggctGAAAGCAGT ACTTACGTTCCATATCGTGATAGCAAAATGACCAGAATCCTTCAAGATTCACTAGGGGGTAACTGTAGAACCACTATTGTTATTTGCTGCTCTCCATCTTCATACAATGAATCTGAAACAAAATCTACTCTTCTGTTTGGCCAGAG aGCAAAGACCATTAAGAACACAGTCTGTGTCAATGTTGAGCTCACTGCAgaacagtggaagaaaaagtatgagaaagaaaaagagaaaaacaagacgCTGCGTAACACCATACAGTGGCTAGAAAATGAACTCAACAGATGGAGGAATG GGGAGACTGTACCTGTTGATGAGCAGTTTGACAAGGAGAAGGCCAACTTAGAAGCTTTTGCAGTAGACAAGGATATTACTGTTATTAATGATAAACCAGCTACCACGATTGGAGTAACTGGCAATTTCACTGAtgctgagagaagaaaatgtgaggAAGAAATTGCCAAATTATACAAACAGCTGGATGACAAG gatgaagaaataaatcagcagagccagctggtagaaaaactgaaaacacaaatgttGGATCAGGAAGAGGTGAGTTTTGCTTTtgtacatttattttgcttttctctgactCTGAGATATTCTTAA